One genomic region from Halobacteriovorax vibrionivorans encodes:
- the mutS gene encoding DNA mismatch repair protein MutS — protein sequence MVAYLVELIAQEYTTHMGNNNMTLEIEKIVAEGVKLTPMMAQYHEIKTQYRDHMLMFRMGDFYEVFFEDAINASKILNIALTHRGKLGEHKIPMAGIPHHAAATYIDRFSKEGLKVAICEQVQDPKEAKGIVERAVTQVVSPGMPFDLDKTDSKEDQFIVACNETNGRFEIITIDFTTGFFKGFILETFEDFIEKLRVLAPKEFLTYLGQWDKYENVATLNEHNGTLVTHLSKEYFKEKYSSVYIEKLIPTYKRDQVIKENETVLEPIGALSYYICSTQNHEGFSHLHTFSLSDETGSMKVTIPTLTGLEILPKSRETYKESLLGFMDKTKTSMGSRKLKTIFTSPLTSKAEIKNRLDTIEYFLKNDELLQDTRESLNNVRDLERILAKAATNRANAGDLLNIASAVDVYEDLLNSLKKLPTNVFGKLNKEAKESLFELRNEIKLTINDEIGASLDKGNLIKEGANKTRDRLAKVSQNTAQALVELENRYREETGIQKLRIKSNNVAGYFIEVSKTHTDKVPANFVRRQTLVNSERYATEELTQFEKEVVVAREKLEKLEREIFKNLIKQITMLSNAIQNLANILSTTDTLQSLAWIARNEEFSRPTISDKSRDMDIHGAWHPLIKAAIKDQFIPHDLKLNEKTYFGLITGPNMAGKTTVMREIAIIQLLTQIGSYVPAENAKVSICDFLFSRLGASDDILKGQSTFMVEMAETAEILRHATENSLIILDEVGRGTSTYDGLSIAWALVEHFIEETKALCLFATHYHELIDLADSYPQAKNLTVETLNHKGNVKFLYRLIEKAASQSFGIYVAKLAGLPPSVLKRSQNVLKSMEKETNISKALLGQDETACGEQLDFFNIEVTQEVPDYLKQVEDDLTKMDINNLTPIQALNKLHQLVDQITFS from the coding sequence ATGGTTGCGTATTTGGTAGAGTTAATCGCTCAGGAATACACAACACATATGGGAAACAATAATATGACTTTAGAGATTGAGAAAATCGTGGCCGAAGGAGTAAAGCTAACTCCAATGATGGCCCAGTATCACGAGATCAAAACCCAATATCGCGACCACATGCTAATGTTTCGCATGGGTGACTTCTATGAAGTTTTCTTTGAAGATGCAATTAACGCTTCTAAGATTTTAAATATTGCTCTTACTCACCGAGGAAAACTTGGAGAGCACAAAATTCCAATGGCCGGTATTCCACATCATGCAGCCGCAACTTATATTGATCGCTTTTCAAAAGAAGGATTAAAAGTTGCAATATGTGAACAGGTCCAAGATCCAAAAGAAGCAAAGGGAATTGTTGAGCGTGCAGTAACTCAAGTTGTTTCTCCAGGGATGCCCTTTGATCTCGATAAGACCGACTCAAAAGAAGATCAATTCATTGTCGCTTGTAATGAAACAAATGGACGCTTTGAAATTATCACAATCGACTTCACAACAGGATTCTTCAAAGGTTTTATTCTTGAAACTTTTGAGGACTTTATTGAAAAGCTTCGTGTTCTTGCACCAAAAGAATTTCTTACATACCTAGGTCAATGGGATAAGTATGAAAACGTTGCGACTTTAAATGAACACAACGGGACTCTAGTTACTCACCTTTCAAAAGAATACTTTAAAGAAAAGTACTCGAGTGTCTATATTGAAAAATTAATTCCGACTTATAAACGTGACCAAGTTATCAAAGAAAATGAAACGGTATTAGAACCAATTGGTGCCCTTTCATATTATATTTGTTCAACTCAAAACCACGAAGGATTCTCTCACCTTCATACTTTTAGCCTAAGTGATGAAACAGGCTCAATGAAAGTGACGATACCAACTCTAACTGGACTTGAGATTCTGCCAAAGTCTCGTGAAACCTATAAAGAGTCTCTCCTTGGTTTTATGGATAAGACAAAGACTTCAATGGGTTCAAGAAAACTTAAAACGATTTTCACATCTCCACTTACGAGTAAGGCAGAAATTAAAAATCGTCTTGATACAATTGAGTACTTCTTAAAAAATGATGAACTTCTACAAGATACGCGTGAGTCATTAAACAACGTACGCGACTTAGAAAGAATTCTAGCAAAGGCCGCGACAAATCGTGCAAATGCCGGAGATCTTCTTAATATTGCAAGTGCTGTTGATGTCTATGAAGATCTATTAAACTCTCTTAAGAAGCTTCCTACTAATGTCTTTGGAAAATTAAATAAAGAAGCAAAAGAAAGTCTTTTTGAACTTCGCAATGAAATTAAGTTAACGATCAATGATGAAATTGGTGCAAGCCTCGATAAAGGAAACTTAATTAAGGAAGGTGCAAATAAGACACGTGATCGCCTTGCTAAAGTTTCACAAAATACGGCCCAGGCCCTTGTTGAGCTTGAAAATCGATACCGTGAAGAGACAGGAATTCAAAAGCTAAGAATTAAATCAAATAATGTTGCTGGATACTTCATTGAAGTTTCAAAAACTCATACAGATAAAGTTCCTGCAAACTTTGTACGTAGGCAAACTCTCGTAAACTCTGAAAGATATGCAACAGAAGAACTAACTCAATTTGAGAAAGAAGTTGTGGTAGCTCGTGAGAAACTTGAAAAGTTAGAAAGAGAAATCTTTAAAAACCTAATTAAGCAAATCACAATGCTAAGTAATGCTATTCAAAACCTAGCAAATATTCTGTCCACAACAGATACTCTCCAATCACTTGCTTGGATAGCTCGTAATGAAGAATTTTCGAGACCGACAATTTCGGACAAGTCCCGTGACATGGATATTCACGGTGCATGGCATCCGTTAATTAAAGCTGCTATAAAAGATCAGTTTATTCCTCACGATCTCAAACTTAATGAAAAAACATACTTTGGTCTTATCACTGGTCCTAACATGGCCGGTAAGACAACAGTTATGCGTGAAATCGCAATCATTCAATTACTAACGCAAATTGGATCATACGTTCCTGCTGAAAATGCAAAAGTTAGTATCTGTGATTTCTTATTTAGTCGTCTTGGTGCAAGTGATGATATTTTAAAAGGACAATCAACTTTCATGGTTGAGATGGCCGAAACAGCTGAGATTCTAAGGCACGCAACAGAGAACTCTCTTATCATTCTTGATGAAGTTGGACGAGGAACATCGACTTATGATGGCCTTTCTATTGCGTGGGCACTAGTTGAACATTTCATTGAAGAAACAAAAGCTCTATGTCTTTTTGCTACTCACTACCATGAATTAATTGATCTTGCTGATAGTTATCCACAAGCAAAGAACTTAACAGTAGAAACTTTAAATCATAAAGGAAATGTAAAATTCCTATATCGCCTAATAGAAAAAGCAGCTTCGCAGTCATTTGGTATCTACGTTGCTAAACTTGCTGGCCTTCCTCCTTCTGTTTTAAAACGTTCTCAAAATGTTTTAAAGAGCATGGAGAAAGAAACAAATATTTCAAAGGCCCTTTTAGGACAAGATGAGACTGCATGTGGTGAGCAACTTGATTTCTTTAATATTGAAGTAACTCAAGAAGTACCTGACTATTTAAAACAAGTTGAAGATGATCTAACAAAAATGGATATTAACAACTTAACGCCAATTCAAGCACTTAATAAGCTTCATCAATTAGTCGACCAAATTACTTTTAGCTAG
- a CDS encoding RDD family protein: MSANQKLTEIYDHYKQSKAAKKLRNDRLRKRAYAFICDLYIIVFANKALSFVWLSFINNYVSNISTSPRVSTFTFQAHTTNLSLAIMFFSYFFFSYYLGNGQTLGKAFFKLKVVSSRDMTEELSALDCFGRSIGYVFASLLAYLPLALNFVRKDQKGVQDFISHTHVVCMDDFEYALAQAEVSTPEEAQQIALFEEVS; the protein is encoded by the coding sequence ATGAGCGCAAACCAGAAACTGACAGAAATTTACGATCATTATAAACAATCAAAAGCGGCCAAGAAGCTTCGAAATGATAGGCTTAGAAAAAGAGCATATGCATTTATTTGTGACCTCTACATTATTGTCTTTGCCAATAAGGCCCTTTCATTTGTTTGGCTATCTTTTATAAATAATTATGTTTCAAATATTTCAACGTCACCGAGAGTTTCGACGTTTACGTTTCAAGCCCACACAACAAACCTATCCCTGGCGATCATGTTCTTTAGTTATTTCTTTTTTTCTTATTACTTAGGAAATGGACAAACGCTTGGAAAAGCTTTCTTTAAGCTAAAGGTTGTTAGCTCACGAGATATGACAGAAGAATTAAGTGCCCTCGACTGCTTTGGCCGCTCTATTGGATATGTCTTTGCTAGCCTACTAGCGTATCTACCACTTGCCTTAAACTTTGTTAGGAAAGATCAAAAAGGTGTTCAAGACTTTATCTCTCACACTCATGTAGTATGTATGGATGATTTTGAATATGCCTTAGCACAAGCGGAAGTATCAACTCCTGAAGAAGCACAACAGATCGCTCTCTTTGAAGAAGTTTCTTAG